From Macaca fascicularis isolate 582-1 chromosome 14, T2T-MFA8v1.1, a single genomic window includes:
- the COMMD9 gene encoding COMM domain-containing protein 9 isoform X1 encodes MAALTAEHFAALQSLLKASSKDVVRQLCQESFSSSALGSKKLLDITCSSLSVTQEEAEELLQALHRLTRLVAFRDLSSAEAILALFPENFHQNLKNLLTKIILEHVSAWRTEAQANQISLPRLVDLDWRVDIKTSSDSISRMAVPTCLLQMKIQEDPSLCGDKPSISAVTVELSKETLDTMLDGLGRIRDQLSAVASK; translated from the exons GCCTCCTCAAAAGATGTTGTCAGACAGCTGTGTCAAGAGAGCTTTTCCAGTTCAGCCCTTGGCTCGAAAAAACTCTTGGATATTACATGTTCCAGCTTGTCTGTGacccaggaggaggcagaggaa CTGCTCCAGGCTCTGCACCGCCTCACTCGGCTGGTGGCATTCCGTGACCTGTCCTCTGCCGAGGCGATTCTGGCTCTCTTTCCAGAAAATTTCCACCAAAACCTCAAAAACCTGCTGACGAAGATCATCCTAGAACATGT GTCTGCTTGGAGAACCGAAGCCCAGGCAAATCAGA TCTCTCTGCCACGCCTGGTCGATCTGGACTGGAGAGTGGATATCAAAACCTCCTCAGACAGCATCAGCCGCATGGCCGTCCCCACCTGCCTGCTCCAGATGAAG ATCCAGGAAGATCCCAGCCTATGTGGAGACAAACCTTCCATCTCAGCTGTCACCGTGGAGCTGAGCAAAGAAACACTGGACACCATGTTAGATGGCCTGGGCCGCATCCGAGACCAACTCTCTGCCGTGGCCAGTAAATGA
- the COMMD9 gene encoding COMM domain-containing protein 9 isoform X4, producing MVPSILQLLQALHRLTRLVAFRDLSSAEAILALFPENFHQNLKNLLTKIILEHVSAWRTEAQANQISLPRLVDLDWRVDIKTSSDSISRMAVPTCLLQMKIQEDPSLCGDKPSISAVTVELSKETLDTMLDGLGRIRDQLSAVASK from the exons ATGGTTCCGTCTATCTTGCAGCTGCTCCAGGCTCTGCACCGCCTCACTCGGCTGGTGGCATTCCGTGACCTGTCCTCTGCCGAGGCGATTCTGGCTCTCTTTCCAGAAAATTTCCACCAAAACCTCAAAAACCTGCTGACGAAGATCATCCTAGAACATGT GTCTGCTTGGAGAACCGAAGCCCAGGCAAATCAGA TCTCTCTGCCACGCCTGGTCGATCTGGACTGGAGAGTGGATATCAAAACCTCCTCAGACAGCATCAGCCGCATGGCCGTCCCCACCTGCCTGCTCCAGATGAAG ATCCAGGAAGATCCCAGCCTATGTGGAGACAAACCTTCCATCTCAGCTGTCACCGTGGAGCTGAGCAAAGAAACACTGGACACCATGTTAGATGGCCTGGGCCGCATCCGAGACCAACTCTCTGCCGTGGCCAGTAAATGA
- the COMMD9 gene encoding COMM domain-containing protein 9 isoform X2 translates to MAALTAEHFAALQSLLKASSKDVVRQLCQESFSSSALGSKKLLDITCSSLSVTQEEAEELLQALHRLTRLVAFRDLSSAEAILALFPENFHQNLKNLLTKIILEHVLSATPGRSGLESGYQNLLRQHQPHGRPHLPAPDEDPGRSQPMWRQTFHLSCHRGAEQRNTGHHVRWPGPHPRPTLCRGQ, encoded by the exons GCCTCCTCAAAAGATGTTGTCAGACAGCTGTGTCAAGAGAGCTTTTCCAGTTCAGCCCTTGGCTCGAAAAAACTCTTGGATATTACATGTTCCAGCTTGTCTGTGacccaggaggaggcagaggaa CTGCTCCAGGCTCTGCACCGCCTCACTCGGCTGGTGGCATTCCGTGACCTGTCCTCTGCCGAGGCGATTCTGGCTCTCTTTCCAGAAAATTTCCACCAAAACCTCAAAAACCTGCTGACGAAGATCATCCTAGAACATGT TCTCTCTGCCACGCCTGGTCGATCTGGACTGGAGAGTGGATATCAAAACCTCCTCAGACAGCATCAGCCGCATGGCCGTCCCCACCTGCCTGCTCCAGATGAAG ATCCAGGAAGATCCCAGCCTATGTGGAGACAAACCTTCCATCTCAGCTGTCACCGTGGAGCTGAGCAAAGAAACACTGGACACCATGTTAGATGGCCTGGGCCGCATCCGAGACCAACTCTCTGCCGTGGCCAGTAA